A stretch of the Pseudomonas sp. ACM7 genome encodes the following:
- the fnr gene encoding fumarate/nitrate reduction transcriptional regulator Fnr, whose amino-acid sequence MSEPVKLRAHSQAHCKDCSLAPLCLPLSLNLEDMDALDEIVKRGRPLKKGEFLFRQGDTFDSVYAVRSGALKTFSLSDGGEEQLTGFHLPSELVGLSGMDTEKHPVSAQAMETTSVCEIPFERLDELALQLPQLRRQLMRVMSREIRDDQQMMLLLSKKTADERIATFLVNLSARFRARGFSANQFRLSMSRNEIGNYLGLAVETVSRVFTRFQQNELIAAEGKEIHILDPIQLCALAGGSLDG is encoded by the coding sequence ATGTCCGAGCCAGTAAAGCTGCGCGCTCATAGCCAGGCCCATTGCAAGGATTGCAGCCTGGCCCCCCTCTGCTTGCCACTTTCTTTGAATCTGGAAGACATGGATGCGCTGGACGAAATCGTTAAACGTGGCCGCCCGCTGAAAAAGGGCGAATTCCTGTTCCGCCAGGGCGACACCTTCGATTCCGTTTATGCAGTACGCTCGGGCGCCCTGAAGACCTTCAGCCTGAGCGATGGCGGCGAAGAACAACTCACCGGTTTCCACCTGCCGAGTGAACTGGTCGGCCTGTCAGGCATGGACACCGAAAAACACCCGGTCTCGGCGCAAGCCATGGAAACCACATCGGTGTGTGAAATCCCTTTCGAACGCCTCGACGAACTGGCGCTGCAACTGCCGCAACTGCGCCGTCAGTTGATGCGCGTGATGAGTCGCGAAATTCGTGACGATCAGCAAATGATGTTGCTGCTGTCGAAGAAAACCGCCGACGAGCGCATCGCCACGTTCCTGGTCAACCTGTCGGCCCGTTTCCGCGCCCGGGGTTTCTCGGCCAACCAGTTCCGCCTGAGCATGTCGCGCAACGAAATCGGCAATTACTTAGGCCTGGCGGTGGAAACCGTGTCCCGGGTGTTCACGCGCTTCCAGCAAAACGAACTGATTGCGGCTGAAGGCAAGGAAATCCATATCCTCGACCCGATCCAGCTCTGCGCCCTGGCCGGCGGCTCGCTAGACGGCTGA
- the hemN gene encoding oxygen-independent coproporphyrinogen III oxidase: MLDAIRWDTDLIRRYDLAGPRYTSYPTAAQFDGQVGTFDLFHALCDSRKALRPLSLYVHVPFCANICYYCACNKVITKDRGRAQPYLQRLEQEIQLIACHLDPAQKVEQLHFGGGTPTFLSHDELRQLMAQLRKSFNLLDDDSGDYGIEIDPREADWSTMGLLRELGFNRVSIGLQDLDPAVQRAVNRLQSLEQTRAVIDAARTLQFRSINIDLIYGLPRQTPENFARTVDEVINLQPDRLSVFNYAHLPERFMPQRRINSDELPTPAQKLEILQGTIEQLTKAGYRYIGMDHFALPDDELAIAQEESTLQRNFQGYTTHGHCDLIGLGVSAISQIGDLYCQNSSDLNQYQNTLASAQLATSRGLLCNADDRLRRAVIQQLICTFSLEFAAIEHAFNIDFQGYFGELWPQLQGMADDGLIELDNERITVLPAGRLLVRSVCMVFDAYLEQHNRQRFSRVI; encoded by the coding sequence ATGCTCGACGCCATTCGTTGGGACACCGATCTGATCCGCCGTTACGACCTGGCGGGACCGCGCTACACCTCCTACCCGACCGCGGCGCAATTCGACGGTCAGGTCGGCACGTTCGACCTGTTCCACGCCCTGTGCGACAGCCGTAAAGCCCTGCGCCCGTTATCGCTGTATGTGCACGTGCCGTTCTGCGCGAACATTTGCTACTACTGCGCCTGCAATAAAGTCATCACCAAGGACCGCGGCCGGGCCCAGCCCTATTTGCAGCGCCTTGAGCAGGAAATCCAGCTGATCGCCTGCCACCTCGACCCCGCGCAGAAAGTCGAACAGCTGCATTTCGGCGGCGGTACCCCGACCTTTCTCAGCCACGATGAACTGCGCCAGTTGATGGCCCAGTTGCGTAAAAGCTTCAACTTGCTGGACGACGATTCCGGCGACTACGGCATCGAAATCGACCCTCGCGAAGCCGACTGGTCGACCATGGGCCTGCTCCGTGAACTGGGTTTCAATCGGGTCAGTATCGGCCTGCAAGACCTCGACCCGGCGGTGCAACGGGCAGTCAATCGCCTGCAAAGCCTGGAACAAACCCGTGCGGTGATCGACGCTGCCCGCACGCTTCAGTTTCGCTCGATCAACATTGACCTGATCTATGGCTTACCGAGGCAGACACCCGAGAATTTCGCCCGCACCGTCGATGAAGTCATCAACCTGCAACCGGACCGCCTCTCGGTGTTCAACTACGCGCACCTGCCGGAACGCTTCATGCCGCAACGGCGAATCAACAGCGACGAACTGCCGACACCGGCGCAAAAACTGGAAATACTCCAGGGCACCATCGAGCAGCTGACCAAGGCCGGTTACCGCTACATCGGCATGGACCACTTCGCGCTGCCCGACGATGAACTGGCGATTGCTCAGGAAGAATCAACCCTGCAACGCAACTTCCAGGGCTACACCACCCACGGTCACTGCGACCTGATTGGCCTGGGCGTGTCGGCCATCAGCCAGATCGGCGACTTGTATTGCCAGAACAGCAGCGACCTGAATCAGTACCAGAACACGCTGGCCAGCGCGCAGCTGGCCACCAGCCGTGGTCTGCTGTGCAACGCCGATGACCGCCTGCGACGTGCGGTCATCCAGCAACTGATCTGCACTTTCAGCCTGGAGTTCGCCGCGATCGAACACGCCTTCAACATCGACTTTCAGGGTTACTTCGGCGAACTCTGGCCACAGTTGCAGGGAATGGCTGACGACGGCCTGATCGAACTGGATAACGAACGGATCACCGTATTGCCCGCTGGACGATTGCTGGTGCGCTCGGTGTGCATGGTGTTCGACGCGTACCTGGAACAGCACAATCGCCAGCGGTTCTCGCGGGTTATCTAG
- a CDS encoding sulfite exporter TauE/SafE family protein, whose protein sequence is MLELAPLLVSAVILGLLGGGHCLGMCGGLMGALTLAIPKEQRSRRFRLLLAYNLGRILSYATAGLLIGLAGWAVANSPAAMFMRVIAGLLLVAMGLYLAGWWSGLTRIESLGRGLWRHIQPVANKLLPVSSVPRALLLGALWGWLPCGLVYSTLLWSASQGNALDSALLMLAFGLGTWPVLLATGLAAERVTALLRKRSVRMTGGLLVILFGIWTLPGPHQHWLMGH, encoded by the coding sequence ATGCTTGAGTTGGCGCCGCTGCTGGTGTCTGCGGTGATCCTCGGCCTGCTCGGTGGCGGGCATTGCCTGGGCATGTGCGGCGGCTTGATGGGCGCGTTGACCCTGGCGATTCCCAAGGAACAACGCAGCCGTCGTTTTCGACTGCTGCTGGCCTACAACCTTGGGCGAATTCTCAGCTATGCAACGGCCGGCCTGCTGATCGGTCTGGCCGGTTGGGCGGTGGCCAACAGCCCGGCGGCGATGTTCATGCGCGTCATTGCCGGATTGCTGTTGGTCGCCATGGGCCTGTACCTCGCTGGCTGGTGGAGCGGCCTGACCCGCATCGAAAGCCTCGGTCGCGGCCTGTGGCGGCACATCCAGCCGGTTGCCAACAAACTGTTGCCGGTGTCGAGCGTCCCGCGCGCGTTACTGCTGGGGGCGCTCTGGGGCTGGCTGCCGTGCGGGTTGGTTTACAGCACGTTGCTGTGGTCGGCGAGCCAGGGCAATGCGCTGGACAGTGCGCTTTTGATGCTCGCGTTCGGGCTCGGCACCTGGCCGGTGTTACTCGCCACGGGGTTGGCGGCTGAGCGGGTCACGGCGTTGTTGCGCAAACGTAGCGTGCGGATGACGGGTGGATTACTGGTGATTCTGTTCGGCATCTGGACCTTGCCGGGGCCGCATCAGCATTGGCTCATGGGCCACTAG
- the ccoS gene encoding cbb3-type cytochrome oxidase assembly protein CcoS has product MPALYVMIPAALLIVAIAIYIFFWAVDSGQYDDLDGPAHSILFDDQDPNHKAAVDEASGHPAKPDDKTPPHA; this is encoded by the coding sequence ATGCCAGCTCTCTACGTGATGATCCCGGCCGCGCTGCTGATCGTGGCCATCGCCATTTACATCTTCTTCTGGGCAGTCGACAGCGGTCAGTACGACGACCTCGACGGCCCGGCCCACAGCATTCTGTTCGACGACCAGGACCCGAACCACAAGGCCGCGGTCGATGAAGCCAGCGGTCATCCGGCCAAACCGGACGACAAGACGCCACCCCATGCTTGA
- a CDS encoding heavy metal translocating P-type ATPase, with amino-acid sequence MTTPLPCYHCALPVPAGSRFTAAVLGETREFCCPGCQAVAEAIVAGGLETYYQHRSESSANPEALPVQLVDELALYDRADVQAPFVRHDGELAETTLLMEGISCAACGWLIEKHLRGLPAVAEARLNLSNHRLHVRWADAQLPLSQVLNELRHIGYAAHPYQADRASEQLASENRLALRQLGVAGLLWFQAMMATMATWPEFNIDLSPELHTILRWVALFLTTPIVFYSCAPFFKGAMRDLRTRHLTMDVSVSLAIGSAYIAGIWTSITGVGELYFDAVGMFALFLLAGRYLERRARERTAAATAQLVNLLPASCLRLSADGQSERILLSELRVGDQVLVHPGAILPADGKILEGQSSIDESLLTGEYLPQPRTPGDAVTAGTLNVEGALTVEVLALGQDTRLSAIVRLLDRAQAEKPRLAEIADRAAQWFLLLSLIAAAVIGLIWWELDSSRAFWIVLAMLVATCPCALSLATPTALTAATGTLHKLGLLLTRGHVLEGLNQIDTVIFDKTGTLTEGRLALRSIRPLGALNSDQCLSLAAALENRSEHPIARAFGRAPLAAEEVHSTPGLGLEGLVGEQRLRIGQPGFVCGLSDAVVPLMPDEAGQWLLLGDSQGPLAWFVLDDRLRADAPALLAACKSRGWRTLLLSGDSSPMVASVAAELGIDEARGGLRPDDKLQVLQQLHKEGRKVLMLGDGVNDVPVLAAADISVAMGSATDLAKTSADAVLLSNRLDALVQAFSLARRTRRVIIENLLWAGLYNGLMLPFAALGWITPVWAAVGMSISSLTVVLNALRLTRMPNTPAISATPETRPLPA; translated from the coding sequence ATGACCACTCCGCTCCCCTGCTACCACTGCGCCCTGCCCGTCCCGGCCGGCAGCCGCTTCACCGCTGCCGTCCTCGGTGAAACCCGCGAGTTCTGCTGCCCGGGTTGTCAGGCCGTGGCCGAAGCCATTGTGGCCGGTGGACTGGAAACCTATTACCAGCATCGCAGCGAGTCATCGGCCAACCCCGAAGCGCTGCCGGTGCAGTTGGTGGACGAACTGGCGCTGTACGACCGCGCCGACGTGCAAGCCCCCTTCGTTCGTCACGACGGCGAACTCGCCGAAACCACCCTGTTGATGGAAGGCATCAGTTGCGCCGCCTGCGGCTGGCTGATCGAGAAACACCTGCGTGGCTTGCCGGCGGTGGCCGAAGCGCGCCTGAACCTGTCCAACCATCGCCTGCACGTACGCTGGGCCGATGCACAACTGCCGCTGAGCCAGGTACTCAACGAATTGCGCCACATCGGTTACGCCGCCCACCCCTATCAAGCCGACCGCGCCAGCGAACAACTGGCCAGCGAAAACCGCCTGGCCCTGCGCCAACTCGGCGTGGCCGGATTGCTGTGGTTCCAGGCGATGATGGCGACCATGGCCACCTGGCCGGAATTCAACATCGACCTCAGCCCCGAGCTGCACACCATCCTGCGTTGGGTCGCGCTGTTTCTCACCACACCGATCGTGTTCTACAGCTGCGCGCCATTCTTCAAAGGCGCCATGCGCGACTTGCGCACCCGGCACCTGACCATGGACGTCTCGGTGTCGCTGGCAATTGGCAGCGCCTACATCGCCGGGATCTGGACCTCGATCACCGGCGTCGGTGAACTGTATTTCGATGCAGTCGGCATGTTCGCGCTGTTCCTGCTGGCCGGGCGTTATCTGGAACGTCGCGCCCGGGAACGCACCGCCGCTGCCACCGCACAGCTTGTAAACCTGCTGCCCGCCTCGTGCCTGCGCCTGAGTGCCGATGGCCAGAGCGAGCGGATCCTGCTCAGCGAACTGCGCGTCGGCGATCAGGTGCTGGTGCACCCCGGCGCGATCCTCCCGGCCGACGGCAAGATCCTCGAAGGCCAGTCGAGCATCGACGAATCCCTGCTCACCGGCGAATACCTGCCGCAACCGCGCACGCCGGGCGATGCCGTCACCGCTGGCACCCTGAACGTCGAAGGTGCGCTGACCGTGGAAGTCCTGGCGCTGGGTCAAGACACCCGATTGTCCGCCATCGTCCGCCTGCTGGACCGCGCTCAGGCCGAGAAGCCGCGACTGGCGGAAATTGCCGACCGCGCCGCGCAGTGGTTCCTGCTGCTGTCGCTGATTGCCGCTGCCGTCATCGGCCTGATCTGGTGGGAACTGGATTCGTCGCGAGCCTTCTGGATTGTTTTGGCGATGCTCGTTGCGACATGCCCGTGCGCCTTGTCCCTGGCCACGCCGACCGCCCTCACCGCCGCCACCGGAACATTGCACAAACTGGGTTTGCTGCTGACTCGCGGCCATGTGCTGGAAGGTCTGAACCAGATCGACACGGTTATTTTCGACAAGACCGGCACGCTGACGGAAGGTCGACTGGCCTTGCGATCGATTCGCCCGCTCGGCGCGCTCAACAGCGATCAATGCCTGAGCCTGGCCGCCGCCCTGGAAAACCGCTCTGAACACCCAATCGCCCGCGCGTTTGGCCGGGCGCCGCTGGCCGCCGAAGAAGTCCACAGCACGCCGGGGCTTGGCCTCGAAGGCTTGGTCGGTGAGCAACGCTTGCGCATCGGCCAACCGGGTTTTGTCTGTGGACTCAGTGACGCTGTCGTGCCGTTAATGCCGGACGAAGCCGGCCAATGGCTGTTGCTCGGCGACAGCCAGGGACCGTTGGCATGGTTTGTTCTTGATGACCGTCTACGTGCCGACGCACCCGCCCTGCTCGCCGCCTGCAAGTCTCGCGGTTGGCGCACGCTGCTGCTGTCCGGCGACAGTTCGCCGATGGTCGCCAGTGTCGCCGCGGAACTGGGCATTGATGAAGCCCGCGGCGGCTTGCGCCCGGACGACAAATTGCAAGTCCTGCAACAGCTGCACAAGGAAGGCCGCAAGGTGTTGATGCTCGGTGACGGGGTCAACGACGTGCCCGTGCTGGCCGCCGCCGACATCAGCGTGGCCATGGGGTCGGCCACCGATCTGGCAAAAACCAGTGCCGACGCGGTACTGCTGTCGAACCGCCTCGATGCATTGGTCCAAGCCTTCAGCCTGGCGCGACGCACCCGCCGGGTAATCATCGAGAACCTGCTGTGGGCCGGGCTGTACAATGGCCTCATGTTGCCGTTCGCCGCCCTCGGCTGGATCACTCCGGTATGGGCCGCGGTCGGCATGTCCATCAGTTCGTTGACCGTGGTGCTGAACGCCCTGCGCCTGACTCGCATGCCCAATACGCCTGCGATCAGCGCCACGCCAGAAACCCGTCCGCTGCCGGCCTGA
- a CDS encoding FixH family protein, with translation MPTATAASPWYKHLWPWIIIAILACSVTLTLSMVTIAVNNPDNLVNDNYYEAGKGINRSLDRELLAQTLLLRASVHLDDVTGEVDLRLSGNSQPKTLELNLISPTQPEKDRKITLARSETEQGRYIGQLNDKVDGRRFVELLGVQDDKTWRMFEEEQVSHDKDLLLGDEPLQGAEHL, from the coding sequence ATGCCCACAGCAACTGCCGCAAGTCCCTGGTACAAGCACCTTTGGCCGTGGATCATCATCGCCATCCTGGCGTGTTCCGTGACCCTGACCTTGTCCATGGTGACGATTGCGGTGAACAACCCGGACAACCTGGTCAACGACAACTATTACGAGGCCGGCAAAGGCATCAACCGCTCCCTCGACCGTGAGTTGCTGGCGCAGACCCTGCTGCTGCGCGCCAGCGTTCATCTGGACGACGTGACCGGTGAAGTCGACCTGCGCCTGAGCGGCAACAGCCAGCCGAAAACCCTGGAGCTGAACCTGATCTCGCCGACCCAGCCAGAGAAAGATCGCAAAATCACCCTGGCGCGCAGCGAAACCGAACAGGGCCGCTACATTGGCCAGTTGAACGACAAGGTCGACGGTCGCCGCTTTGTAGAACTGCTGGGTGTACAGGACGACAAGACCTGGCGCATGTTCGAAGAAGAACAGGTCAGCCATGACAAGGATTTGCTGCTGGGTGATGAACCGCTGCAAGGCGCCGAACACTTGTAG
- the ccoG gene encoding cytochrome c oxidase accessory protein CcoG, whose product MSNQIPVHDVTPAKNANNSVDLYASREKIYTRAFTGLFRNLRMMGGAGLFLLYFGTVWLSWGGHQAVWWNLPERKFFIFGATFWPQDFILLSGILIVSAFGLFFITVYAGRVWCGYTCPQSVWTWIFMWCEKVTEGDRNQRIKLDKAPMSANKFLRKFSKHAMWLLIGFVTGMTFVGYFSPIRELTIDFFTGEADGWSYFWVGFFTLATYGNAGWLREQVCIYMCPYARFQSVMFDKDTLIVSYDPRRGEGRGPRKKGADYKAMGLGDCIDCTMCVQVCPTGIDIRDGLQVECIGCAACIDACDSIMDKMDYPRGLISYTTEHNLSGQKTNKLRPRLIGYATVLLAMIALLMTAFFMRSLVGFDVSKDRVLYRENAEGRIENVYSLKIMNKDQRDHTYVLEAAGLPDLKLQGKREIKVAAGEIFSQPVELSSAPEKLPSSTNEVKFILKDADDNSVHIEAKSRFIGPQVR is encoded by the coding sequence ATGAGCAACCAGATTCCGGTACACGACGTCACACCTGCCAAGAACGCGAACAACAGCGTCGACCTCTACGCCTCTCGAGAAAAAATCTACACCCGCGCTTTCACCGGACTGTTCCGCAACCTGCGGATGATGGGTGGTGCCGGGCTGTTTCTGCTGTATTTCGGTACGGTCTGGCTGAGCTGGGGTGGCCATCAGGCGGTCTGGTGGAACCTGCCGGAGCGTAAATTCTTCATCTTTGGCGCAACCTTCTGGCCTCAGGACTTCATCCTGCTCTCGGGGATCCTGATCGTCAGCGCCTTCGGCCTGTTCTTCATTACCGTGTACGCCGGGCGGGTCTGGTGCGGCTATACCTGCCCACAGAGTGTCTGGACCTGGATTTTCATGTGGTGCGAGAAGGTCACCGAAGGCGACCGCAACCAGCGCATCAAGCTCGACAAAGCGCCCATGAGCGCCAACAAATTCCTGCGCAAATTCAGCAAACACGCGATGTGGCTGTTGATAGGCTTCGTGACCGGCATGACCTTCGTGGGTTACTTCTCGCCGATCCGCGAACTGACCATCGACTTCTTCACCGGCGAAGCCGACGGCTGGTCGTATTTCTGGGTCGGCTTCTTCACCCTCGCCACCTACGGCAATGCCGGCTGGTTGCGCGAGCAGGTGTGCATTTACATGTGCCCGTACGCGCGCTTCCAGAGTGTGATGTTCGACAAAGACACCCTGATCGTTTCCTACGACCCGCGTCGTGGTGAAGGCCGCGGCCCGCGCAAGAAAGGCGCCGACTACAAGGCCATGGGCCTGGGCGACTGCATCGACTGCACCATGTGCGTCCAGGTCTGCCCGACCGGTATCGACATCCGCGACGGCCTGCAAGTCGAATGCATCGGCTGTGCGGCCTGTATCGATGCCTGCGACAGCATCATGGACAAGATGGATTACCCGCGCGGCCTGATCAGCTACACCACCGAGCACAACCTGTCCGGGCAAAAAACCAATAAACTGCGCCCGCGCCTGATCGGCTATGCCACGGTGCTGCTGGCGATGATCGCCTTGCTGATGACCGCATTCTTCATGCGTTCGCTGGTCGGTTTCGACGTCAGCAAAGACCGCGTGCTGTACCGCGAGAACGCCGAAGGCCGGATCGAAAACGTCTACAGCCTGAAGATCATGAACAAGGATCAGCGCGACCACACCTACGTGCTCGAAGCCGCTGGCCTGCCGGACCTCAAGCTGCAAGGCAAGCGCGAGATCAAGGTCGCCGCCGGGGAGATTTTCAGCCAGCCGGTCGAACTGTCCAGCGCGCCGGAGAAACTGCCATCGAGCACCAACGAGGTGAAATTCATCCTCAAGGATGCCGATGACAACAGCGTCCACATTGAAGCCAAGAGCCGGTTCATCGGCCCACAAGTTCGTTGA